In Nitrospiria bacterium, the genomic window TTTGACCGAGAATCAGATCATCGCCAGTTTCATCGGCTTCGGCGCGGTCCTCATCCTGTGGCTGATCGGCTGGATCTCCCAGACCGTCTCGGACACGTCCTGGGGGTCGTTCCTCACCTACCTTTCCATCGGCGAGCACACCGAGAATTTCATCCGGGGAATGATCGACACCAAGGACCTGGTCTACCAGGCCACGCTGATCGTCGCGGGACTGTTCATCACCCACCGCGTCCTGGAGTCGCAGCGGTGGAAATAAAAATGCCAATCCCGAGAAAAAAGATTCCCTCATGCTGAATTCACTAAGCAAAGGCGCCGGCTGGCTGGGCTTTCTGACGGCGATCGCCGCGGCCATCGTCTATCAGGTCAATCCCGAATGGAAACTCTACGTTACGCTCGCGGAGCTGGCGGCGCTCGGGCTGCTGGTCTTTTTCTTCATCGTTCATTTCGAGGCCCTGAAATCCTTCTCGACGCGGCGCTCCACCAAGCTCGGGGCCAACAGCATCCTCATGGTCCTGATCTTCATGGCCATCCTGGGCATCCTGAACTTCATCCTGTCCCGGCATCATCTGCGCTTCGATTTTTCGGAAACCTCGGCCTTTTCCCTGGCGCCGCAGACGCGGCAGGTTTTAAAGGACCTGCACCGGGACGTGAAGATCACGGCCTTCGTCTCGGATCAAGGACGGAGCCGGGCCAAGGACCTGCTGAGTAGTTACAACTACCGGAACCCGCGAATCGCCTACACGCTCGTCGATCCCGACAAAAGGCCGTCCCTGGCCAAACAGTACGGAATCACCCAGTACGACACCCTCGTTCTCGAAAGCGGAAAACAGGAAACCCAGATCAAGACGGTCGACGAGCAGGAATTGACCAACGCGATCATCCGCATCGGTCAGGATGAGCGTCGGAAAATCCTGTTCCTGGAGAATCACGGAGAGCACCGCCTTTCGGACACGGAGAAAACGGGCTACTCCCGCGTGAAGGACGGTCTCGAGAAACAGGGTTTCGATGTCGGCGCGCTCTCGCTCCTGGAGGAAGGCAAGGTTCCCGACAAAACGGCCGTTCTGGTCATTCCCGGGCCCCAGAAAGGGTTTCTCCCGCAGGAAAAGGCCGCGCTGTCCGCTTATCTGGCCGCCAACGGCAAGGTCCTGCTTCTCCTCGACCCCGATGTTCAGGCCAACCTGGACGACTTCCTGTCCCAGTGGGGAATCAAAATGGGGAAGGGGCTGATTATCGACCCCGTCTCCCGGCTCCTGGGCGGGGATTTCACGGTGCCCGTGGTGACGAACTACCCCCCTCATGACATCACGAAAAACTTCAACCTGGCGACCTTTTTCCCGGTGACCCAGTCGGTCAACTTCGACCCGGGCCGGTCTTCGGATTTCGATTACAAACCCCTGGCCCAGACCAGCGACAACAGCTGGTCCAAGACCCGCCTGACCGAGACCCGGCTGAATTTCGATCCGGCGGAAGACGTCCGCGGGCCCTTGACCCTGGCGGTCGTGGTCACCCGGAAGACCCTTTCCGGGTCGCCCGAACCCCATGCCCATGACGCCCCCAAGAAGCCCGAAGCGCCCGAGGAGGCGCGGCCGACGCTGGTCGTGTTCGGAGACTCCGACTTTGCCGCGAACGGGTCGTTCAATTTTTCCGGAAACGGCGACCTGTTCCTGAATACCGTGACCTGGCTGGCCCAGGAAAAGGGCCTGATCTCCATCCGGGCGAAGGAAACCCATTTCACCCCGCTGTTCATGTCGCGGTCCCAGGGAACGGTCCTGATGTACGTTTCGCTCCTGTTTCTGCCCGGCGCCGTATTCATCACCGGGATCGCCATCTGGAAACGTCGGCGGCTTTTATAGTGCGCAACAAATTTGCAACGACATACATCCTGGCCGCCGTGCTCCTGCTGCTCGCGGCCTACCTGATCGTCGTCGAGATTCCCCAACGGAAAAAAGCGGGGGAGGCCGAACAGAACGCGGACCGGCTGTTTAATTTCGCGAGCGGCGACGTCGACACGATCGAGCTGCGCTATCCGTCCGGTCCGATCGAACTGAAAAAATCCGCGGACGGGAAATGGCGGCTGACGAAGCCCTTCGAAGCCGAGGCCGACCAGCGGGAGGTCCAGAGCCTGATCGCGACGGTGGGGGACATCCGCTTTACCCGGGTGGTGGAGGATCAGGCCCCGAACATGGCCGAGTTCGGACTGGCGCATCCCAACGTGGACATCACGCTCACCCTCCCCGACCGCTCGGAGCGGCTCCTGATCGGCGATGACGGGCCGATGCCGAGCACCATTTACCTTCAAAAGGACGGCGACCCGCGGGTCGTCCTGGCGCAGCAATGGATCAAGGGATCGCTGACCCGGACGGCCTTCGATTTTCGGACGAAGATCATCCTCCCGATCGATCACGACAAGGTGGATCAGGTGGACCTCGAATTTCCCAAACAACATTTTCTGATCACCAAACAGGACAAACAGTGGCAGCTGAAGAAACCGAAGGAAGCTCCCGCGGACGAGGATGCACTGAACACCCTGACGCTGATGCTCCAAAACCTCCGGGCCACCTATTTCATCGATCCCGGCCCCGACCATGACAAGACGCTGAAGGGCCTGAAAAAACCCCTCGTCACGGTCACGATGCAGGAAACGGATAACGGCGCTAAAAAATCGCAGACCGCGCGATTTTACACGGCGTCTGAAAAAGACAGCGTCTACGTCGTCACCGACCCGGGAAAACCGATCTACCGCGTGGCCAAAGCCAATATGGATGAGCTCAAACCGGAGCTGTTTCACTACGAGGATAAGCGCATGGTCAGCTTCAAGCCGGAATCGGTGAAGGCCATCGAGGTCCGCACACCGAAGGATCGATATGCGCTGATTTCGAAGGAGACGGGCTGGGCCATGAAGGAGGAGACCCGGCCGCTCAAGCAGGACCTCGTCAAACGTTTCCTGGATCAGGTCGAAAAGCTCAAGGCGTATCAGACGACCGAGGCCCCGGTAAAAAAACCGGCCACGGTCGGACTGAAGCCGCCCCTCTATGAAATCCGCCTGACGGATCAGAATCCGAAATCGCCGGTCGAATTGCGGCTGGGAAAAGAGCTCAAAGGGATGCTGTACGCGCAGGGCAACACCCCGATCGGCATCGGACTGGTGAACAAGGATTTTCTCGACGAGATTCCGCGGAAGTCGGAGTTGATCAAGAAGGAAGAGCCGAAGAAAGAGGAAAAGCCCGTTAACAAAAAGTAGGGGCGGGGCTTGCCCTGCCCGGTTTGAATGACGTTTTACCATCGTAGGGGCGACGCATGCGTCGCCCCTACAGCACCTCCCCGCCGAACATCTTTACCGCCTCGATCGCCTTTTTCCACCCGCCGTAGATATTTTCCCGTTCCGCTTCCGAAATCCGGGGCCGGAAGATTTCGCCGGCCCGATTTATCGGAACCGACGAGGGCGCTTTCCACCAGCCGCCGCCGACGCCGGCCAGGAGCGCCGCGCCGAGGGCCGTGGCCTCGGTAATGACCGAGCGGCGGATCGGGATGCCGAGCCAATCAGCCTGTGTCTGAACCAGGGAGGCGATTTGCGAGCCCCCGCCCCCGGCCGTCAGCGTCCTGATCCGGATGGGCCCGTTTCGTTGAAGGGCCTCGACACTGTCCTTGATCAAAAAGGCGACGCCCTCGATCGCGGCCCGGACCACGTCGGCCTTGGTCGTGGTCGGTCCGAGCCCGAGTATGCCCATCCGGGCCTGACTCACCCAGTGGGGAGCGCCCAAGCCCGCAAGGGCCGGGACGAGATAAACCCGTTCGCCGGACGATTTCACAACCCGGTCGATCTCAGCGACCGATTTGAGCCATCCCGCCTTTATAAGCCAATCGAAGGCGCTTCCCACCGCGTTGACCGTTCCCTCCGCGACATAGGCCGTCTCCTCCGGCGTCGTCCAGGCCAGGCTGGATAGCAACCCGGGAAGCGGAACAGATTGGGGGCCCGTGTTGACCAGCAGAAAGCCTCCGGTACCGTAGTTCACCACGGCCTCGCCCGGATGAACCGCCCCCAGTCCCAACAACCCGGCCTGCTGATCCCCGATCAAGGCGCGGATCGGGATTTCAACGCCCCCGAGGCGCGCCGTCCCGTAATCGGCCGCAGTCGGAAGGATGCGCGGAAGGATGGCCGGAGGGATACCGAACAGCGATAGCAATTCCTCATCCCACGCCAGGCGGTGCAAATTCATCAGGAGCATCCGCGCCGCGTTGGCATGATCCGTCGCGTGGACTTCGCCCTTCGTGAGATGCCAGGCCAGGAAGGTATTGACCGTCCCGCAGAGGACACTCCCCTTCTCGGCCTTGGCGCGCAGTCCCTTCGAGCGGTCCAGAAGCCACCTCAGCTTCGGGGCGGCGTAATACGGCGTGAGCCTCAATCCGGTTTTCGAGCGGATCAGGTCGCGGTGCTCCCCCCATTGCCGCGTCAGCTCGTCCGCTCTCAAATCCTGCCAGCTGATCGCGGGGGTCAACGGCCGTCCGGATTTTTTATCCCAAAGGATGATCGTGGAACGTTGGTTGGCGATGCCGAGGGCCGCGATGGTATTATTCCTGCCGACGGATCGGAGGAGTTGTTTGGCGGCTTGCAGTTGAGAATTGAGGATGGCCTTTGGATCATGCTCGACCCAACCCGGGCGAGGACGGACGGCTTTGAGCGGCGCGGATGCAAGACGAACGATCCTTCCCTTGCGGTCGACAAGAAGCGCCTTCGAGTTCGTGCTGCCCTGATCGAGTCCCAAAAGATAGTCGGCCATGCGGCGCATGGTAGAAGAACTGTTCGATCTTGTCAAACGCGGAGTGACGGAAGAGATGCAGAAAGTTGACGTTTGGACGTGGTTCCAGTATATTCTGATTTGACGTACCGCCGGTCTGGGCCGCGGCTTATATAACAAGGTCCCGACCCCCAAACCGGTTACCGGAGGCGCACCTTATGGTCCTTCGCTCCCCTTCCGCTTCTCAAATCCATTACAACCCTGAAATTCATCACCGCCTGATCGATCCGGCTGAAGAGATATGATTATTCCCAGGTGGGGGCGTATTTCATTACGATCTGCACATGGAATAAGGAATGCTTGTTTAGAGACGTCGCAGACGGTCAACTACAATTGAACGGTTACGGAAAGGTAGTGCAGGAGGAATGGTTGCGAACAGCCATTATCAGGCCAAATGTGATACTGGATGAATTCATCGTGATGCCTAACCATTGTCACGGGATCATGGTGATCTCGGGCCCAGGTAGGGGCGTATTGCCATACGCCCCTACGACACGTCGGACACCGTTTGGATCCCCATCGCAAACCATCGGCGCAATTGTACGCGGTTTCAAATCCGCGGTCACGAAACGTATCAATACCAAACGTCATGTATCGCGTGTTCCTGTCTGGCAACGCAATTATTATGAAAGGGTGATCCGCGATGATTCCGAAATGCACCGCATCCGGGAATACATCGCCGAAAACCCCGCCCGGTGGTTGGAGGACGAAGAAAATCCGAATCGCCAATTATAGGGGCAGGCCCCCGTGCCTGCCCGGATCAGGATATGGGGAACCAAAAAGGAGCAATTTATTCGACCTGTATCTATTATATATAGGTATAT contains:
- a CDS encoding DUF4340 domain-containing protein, giving the protein MRNKFATTYILAAVLLLLAAYLIVVEIPQRKKAGEAEQNADRLFNFASGDVDTIELRYPSGPIELKKSADGKWRLTKPFEAEADQREVQSLIATVGDIRFTRVVEDQAPNMAEFGLAHPNVDITLTLPDRSERLLIGDDGPMPSTIYLQKDGDPRVVLAQQWIKGSLTRTAFDFRTKIILPIDHDKVDQVDLEFPKQHFLITKQDKQWQLKKPKEAPADEDALNTLTLMLQNLRATYFIDPGPDHDKTLKGLKKPLVTVTMQETDNGAKKSQTARFYTASEKDSVYVVTDPGKPIYRVAKANMDELKPELFHYEDKRMVSFKPESVKAIEVRTPKDRYALISKETGWAMKEETRPLKQDLVKRFLDQVEKLKAYQTTEAPVKKPATVGLKPPLYEIRLTDQNPKSPVELRLGKELKGMLYAQGNTPIGIGLVNKDFLDEIPRKSELIKKEEPKKEEKPVNKK
- a CDS encoding FGGY family carbohydrate kinase — its product is MADYLLGLDQGSTNSKALLVDRKGRIVRLASAPLKAVRPRPGWVEHDPKAILNSQLQAAKQLLRSVGRNNTIAALGIANQRSTIILWDKKSGRPLTPAISWQDLRADELTRQWGEHRDLIRSKTGLRLTPYYAAPKLRWLLDRSKGLRAKAEKGSVLCGTVNTFLAWHLTKGEVHATDHANAARMLLMNLHRLAWDEELLSLFGIPPAILPRILPTAADYGTARLGGVEIPIRALIGDQQAGLLGLGAVHPGEAVVNYGTGGFLLVNTGPQSVPLPGLLSSLAWTTPEETAYVAEGTVNAVGSAFDWLIKAGWLKSVAEIDRVVKSSGERVYLVPALAGLGAPHWVSQARMGILGLGPTTTKADVVRAAIEGVAFLIKDSVEALQRNGPIRIRTLTAGGGGSQIASLVQTQADWLGIPIRRSVITEATALGAALLAGVGGGWWKAPSSVPINRAGEIFRPRISEAERENIYGGWKKAIEAVKMFGGEVL
- a CDS encoding transposase — encoded protein: MGAYFITICTWNKECLFRDVADGQLQLNGYGKVVQEEWLRTAIIRPNVILDEFIVMPNHCHGIMVISGPGRGVLPYAPTTRRTPFGSPSQTIGAIVRGFKSAVTKRINTKRHVSRVPVWQRNYYERVIRDDSEMHRIREYIAENPARWLEDEENPNRQL
- a CDS encoding Gldg family protein encodes the protein MLNSLSKGAGWLGFLTAIAAAIVYQVNPEWKLYVTLAELAALGLLVFFFIVHFEALKSFSTRRSTKLGANSILMVLIFMAILGILNFILSRHHLRFDFSETSAFSLAPQTRQVLKDLHRDVKITAFVSDQGRSRAKDLLSSYNYRNPRIAYTLVDPDKRPSLAKQYGITQYDTLVLESGKQETQIKTVDEQELTNAIIRIGQDERRKILFLENHGEHRLSDTEKTGYSRVKDGLEKQGFDVGALSLLEEGKVPDKTAVLVIPGPQKGFLPQEKAALSAYLAANGKVLLLLDPDVQANLDDFLSQWGIKMGKGLIIDPVSRLLGGDFTVPVVTNYPPHDITKNFNLATFFPVTQSVNFDPGRSSDFDYKPLAQTSDNSWSKTRLTETRLNFDPAEDVRGPLTLAVVVTRKTLSGSPEPHAHDAPKKPEAPEEARPTLVVFGDSDFAANGSFNFSGNGDLFLNTVTWLAQEKGLISIRAKETHFTPLFMSRSQGTVLMYVSLLFLPGAVFITGIAIWKRRRLL